The following are encoded together in the Humulus lupulus chromosome 5, drHumLupu1.1, whole genome shotgun sequence genome:
- the LOC133779205 gene encoding uncharacterized protein LOC133779205 — translation MAGIDNEVLIIENNDEASIWTQRHEEIFIELMKEEQKHKDFKSLLKETGIGYNTVTREVSAIDEVWDKLIRVNKYAKRIRKKGCKLYEKLCTIFGDTTATGSNAHPSTRSPNDGDTNYDDATSISPSTRNEESGFDEDGSKKRGKSTATSNSRSVKRAKFSSALADALATYNETAKRKTELIERSMATSASHYLLDESVEALNQIDGISGEVYAKAIEKFENEVSRALFLKMPEHRRIDWLLNLK, via the exons ATGGCAGGTATTGATAATGAAGTTCTTATTATTGAGAACAATGATGAGGCTTCTATTTGGACTCAAAGGCATGAAgaaattttcatcgaacttatgAAAGAAGAA CAAAAGCATAAGGATTTTAAGTCTTTACTGAAAGAGACTGGTATAGGATATAATACAGTGACTAGAGAAGTTAGTGCGATTGATGAAGTTTGGGATAAACTTATTCGg GTTAACAAGTATGCTAAAAGAATTAGAAAGAAAGGTTGTAAGCTTTATGAGAAATTATGCACTATCTTTGGTGATACTACTGCAACTGGTTCCAATGCTCATCCTTCAACTCGAAGTCCTAATGATGGAGATACTAATTATGATGATGCAACGTCAATAAGTCCTTCTACTAGGAATGAAGAAAGTGGTTTTGATGAGGATGGTAGCAAAAAAAGAGGTAAATCAACAGCCACTTCGAACTCTCGATCAGTAAAAAGAGCAAAGTTCTCATCAGCTTTGGCGGATGCACTGGCAACATATAATGAAACTGCAAAGCGAAAGACAGAATTGATAGAGAGATCAATGGCAACATCTGCATCACATTACTTATTGGATGAGAGTGTTGAAGCTCTTAATCAAATTGATGGAATTAGTGGAGAAGTATACGCAAAAGCTATTGAGAAGTTTGAGAACGAGGTGTCCAGAGCATTGTTTCTAAAGATGCCAGAGCATAGAAGAATAGATTGGTTACTGAATTTGAAGTGA